A segment of the Corynebacterium liangguodongii genome:
CCCCGCCAGCGCGACCGCGCCCGCGGCCAGGGGAACCGAGGCGCATGCCGCCGCTCTCACCGCGGTCTTACCCACGTCGCGCATCCGCCCTGCCCGCCGACGCAACACGAAAGTGGTGGCTACCGCGCCGCAGGCTGCCGCCGCGCTCGCCGCCGCTGCGGCGGTGGCCGACGAGCCAGCCACCGCCGCAGCCATCACCGGGATCATCGACGTGTAGGGAAAGACCGTAAGCATCGGTCCCAGCGCCAAAATGACCTGGGCAGCGAGCTGTCGATCTCCGGCAAGCGCGGCCAGCCCGCGCGTCGCACCCCGCACCTGCCGTCCTGCCGCGGCGCCCGAAGAAGACCCCGCCGCGGCACCCGATTCACTGTCCGTGCGGGCTACGGTGAGCGCCGCGGCCGCGGCCTGGAGTACTGCGAGCACGCCAATGCCCCACCCGGTACCCACCGAGGCCAGCAGCGCTCCGGAGAGGAGGGGTCCAAGGACGAGGCAGAGCGTGGTCAGAGTGGATAGATCCGCCATGCCGCGGACCGTAGCCGCCTGCCTCGCCCCGCCCGCCGCGGCCATGCGCGCCACCGCGATCTGGCGCATCGCCGGCTCCGCCGCGGTGACAAACCCACGCGCAGCGAGCACCGCGCACAGCGCCTCCAGCCCCCAACCGGCCCCTATGCCCGCGGCGAGCGCGGCCGTGAAAGCCGCGGAGATCGCGCACATCGCCGAGAGCAACCGCAGCGGGTTGAAGCGATCCGCCAGCGCCCCTCCCAGCGGCGCGGAGACGACCAGGGGGAGGAGGCGCGCTGCCGTCACCGCACCGAGCGCGACCGCGGAACCGGTGGCGTGGAGCACCCAGAAGTTGATGATGACCAGCTCCGCCGAGCCCGCCAAACGGGAGAACACGGCCGACCACAACAGCCGGTGGTACGGGCTAGGCGCGTAGCGGGTTGGCCACGTCAACGTAGGCGTCTCCCCCTTCCGGCTTCATCGCCATGGTGGCGAACGCCTTTTGGTGCAGGTACGGGGCCATGAGGCGCTCGAGGTCGCCGTCGGGGATGCGCTCGGCGCCGAAGTCGACCACAATCGCGTCGACGACGCCGCGCGCCTCCTCCCATAGCCCATCCTTCAGCTCATCCTTCGAGGCACAAGGATCGGCGTCGACCACAGCATCGATCATCCCGGAGAGGTTGGCAAAGACGTTGGCGTAGTAGCCCTTGTCGAGGAACTCGCGGTAGTTGTCCGTCGCGGTGACGGCGCCGGGGCGCGTGGGCACGCTGTATCCGGCCGCCACCAGCCGGGGCTCAAAGATGCGTAGGCCAGAGAAGTCGCGCAGCACAAGCCCGCGGTAGGACACGCCGTCGGCGTCGCGGTAGAGGCGCACCATCGTGTTTTGCAGGTGCGATTCCAAGGCGACGCCATAGCCCCACATCAGTGGGAGGGCCACGCCGAGGAGGTCGGTGGCGTAGCGGCGGATGAAGCGCCTCGCCCCCTCGCGCGCGACGAGCTGGGCAAGCGGGGCCTCCTCCCCCGGCGGCTGTCCTCGCAGGGCGCACGCACTGACCGCGATTTCGCCGTCGGGCAGGCCGTCGAGGACGTCTGCGCGCCAGAGCGTGGACAAGCCGCGGCGCCGCTCGACGGTATCGTCCCCGGCATAGGCCACCCCGGCGCGCTCCATGACCACGCGGGTGCGCCCGGTGGTATCGGTGCGGGCCACGAGGGCGTCGATAAGCAGCGCGACCTCTGGCGTGCCCAGCGCGGAGTCCTGCGACATCGACCGGCGAGTGGAGGTGAGCACGACGTCCATCGCCGTTTTGATAAACGGGCGGGCGCCCCGCGCGCCGGGCGCGAGCGGGATGAGCGTGCGGATCGAGATCGTGGGCAGCGCCGCGATCGTGCACGAACGGATGAGGCGGATCTCGCCGCGCTCGATCTCGGGGGCGAACTCGCGGGCGATGACGTGTTCCCACTGCCAGGGGTGGACGAGGGTGAGCTCGGCGCGCTGGGCAGCCTGCGGATCGAGCGCAGCGAGTTCAGCGCGCGCAAGCCGGGTGTGCTCCGGGAACGCTTCGCGCACATCGCGGCTCAGGGAGCCGACGGCCGAGCGCTCGATGAGCCGCGGGGAGAGCGCGACGATGCGCAGCTCCAGCGGCTGCCCGCTCTCGGGGGCGAACGCCGCGCCCTCGGCCTCGCTAAAGCCGCGGCGCAGCTTCGCCAGCGGGTGGACGGTGTGCCCCTCGACCGCGAGCGAATCGACGACCGCGGTGTGCAGGCCGCGCGGGGCAAGGCCGACGAGGTTCCAATAGGTCGGCTCGATCCCGCGCAGCTTTGCCTCCGCGCGCAGGTCGGCGAGCCGGCGGCGCACGGTGTGGCGCGCGCTCGCCAAAGACATCGCCGCCTGGGCCTTGTCGCAGCGCAGCTGCTCGAGCACGCACGTCCCGCCCGCCAGGCAGTCCGGGTCGAGGCCTTCCATGCGGCACGTCGAGCGCCATCGCGTATCGACGTCCCACCTCGCCCGCTCCACTTCGCTCGCGAGCTCGGCGCCCGCCCGCGCCTCCACACGCGCCCGCGCCCCGGGCAGGGGGTTGGCCTCGCGCACGTAGGCCTGCTGCGTCACGGCACCGGCCAACCGCATGGCCACCAGCCGCTTGCGCGGGAGGTCCGCGGCGAAGACGCGATCCCACACCTCCTCGGCGAGCGCAACCCGCTCCGGCTCGCTCGCCCGCGAGCGCGCCAGCGCTGCGCGCGACCGGGCGGCCTCGCACGCTGCGGCCAACGGCTCCCAGGCCTGCTCCTGCACCCCGGCCGCCTCGGCGAGGCCGGCCCACAGGTTCACCAGTAGCGGGTAGGTGATCTTATCCACGAGCGTTTCTACATCGCCGCAGTTCAAAGCGGTATCGGCCACGCGTTCCCGGAGCTCGGTGAGGCCGGGGATGGGCAGGTCCCACACGGGCGCTGTGCCCAGCACGCGCGCTCCCCCGAAGTCGCGGACGATCGCGGCGTGCGGCACGCCGTGGCGAAGAACCACCAAAGCGTTTTGCGGGTGCGGCTCGAGCGCGACACCCCAGCGCGCGGCGAGGGAGAGCGAGGGCACCGCCAGCACCCGCGCGAGCGCGGCGAACCAGGCGCGCGCTGCCTCCTCGGCATCAGCGGTGCGCTCGGCGAGCTCGGCGAGGACATCGACGATGAGCGCGCGGCCGGTCAGTGGGTTCGGGGCCTGCAGGGTTGCCAGGGGCATGACCACATCGCCCGGGGCCACCGCTGCACCGAGGGTGAGCACCGGGTCGCGGCGCACAACGGCGCCGAGGCAGTGCGCGCGCATGCCTTTCTCGGGCGTGCCGTCGGCTGCGCTGTAGCGCACGCCGGCGAGGTCCTCGCAGGCGCTAAAGGCCGCTGCGTCTTCGACGGTGCGCGGGCTTAAGGCGGCGTCGATAGTGAAGATGTGGGAAACGACGCGGGAGAGCTCCGGACCTAGAGTCGCCGCGCGGGAGATACCGCGAATCGCGCCGGTGAGCTGCGCCTCTAAGGCGAGCTTGATGTGGAGGGCGTGCTCGCCGTCGCGTACGCGCAGGGTACGCACGCTCAAGAGCGGCTCGGCCGGTGCCGAGGCTGCCAGCTCGACGAGCCGGCCCGCGGCGATGTCGTCAGCGAAGCGGTCGCGCACGACGCGCTCGAGCTGCCAGGGGTGGACGGGGATGACGGCGTAGCCCGCGGGGAGCTCGCGCTCGAGGCGCTCCCACAGCCCCGGCAGCTGGGCCGATAGGACCTCGTTGATGGGGGTGCCGGTGCGCTCAACGAGCTCAGGCGCGGCGGCGAGGAACCTGCACTCGATCTGTTCGACTTGTTCGGGCAGCACGGTGGCCCACTGCGCGCCCAGCCCGAGGCTTGTCTTGGCCGCCGGCTGGTTGGGGTGGCCCTCGCCGACGAGCTGTTCGCAGCGCGCGAGGCGGGCGCTAGCGGGGTGAGCGCTGTCGGCCCCCAGCGCGCTCGTGCGCTCGTCGAGGGCGCGCGCGAGCGTGCCGACGCCCCCACCAACGCCCCGCAGATGCTCCCACCGCTTGTCCAGGCCGGCGCGGGCGCGGGCGAGCCCGACGACGGCGTCATCGATCTCGGCCACCGCACGCTCGAGGTTCGGCGCCTCGGCCCGCAGGCGTCCGTCGAGGGCGTAGTCGCGCAGCCACTGGGCCGGGCCCAGCTGGGTCATTGCCGTGACGGCCTTGTCGTCGAGCCGGTGGGAGCTCAAGCGCTCCTCATCAAGGGCTCGCGCGAGGCGCTCTGCCACGCTGCGGCGCGCCTGCGCCAGGTAGTTTCGCGGTGTGTTCACAACGATCACGTACTTTCTGCGGTCTGTTCGGAAAATTTAGCGGTAAGGCACGGGCAGGCGGCGCCCGGTGTCAGGGTCGGTCACGCTCAGGCATTCGATGCCGAAGACATCGCGCACGAGCTCGGGCGTGAGCACCTCCTCGGTGGGGCCCGCCGCGACGATGCGCCCGTCGCGCATGGCCACGACGTCGTCAGCAAAGCGCGCCGCCTGGGTCATGTCGTGCAGGACCATCACCACGGTGCGGCCTGTGGCCTTGAGCCCGGAGACGAGGTCCAAGATGGCCACCTGGTGGGCGGGGTCGAGGTAGGTGGTCGGCTCGTCGAGCAGCAGCACCGGGGTCTGCTGGGCCAGCGCCATGGCCACCCAGACGCGCTGGCGCTGCCCGCCGGAGAGGTCCGTTGCCGGGGTGTCCAACAGCTGGCCCACCCCGGCGCTATCCGCCGCCGCCTCCACGGCGGCGTGGTCAGCGCTGGACATGGTGGCAAAGCGCCCCGTATACGGGTAGCGCCCGTAGGAGATGACGTCGCGCACGCTCACCCCCTCCGGGGTGACCGGCTCCTGGGCGAGGAAAGCGACCTCGCGGGCGAAGGAGCGGCGGGAGTACTCGCGGATGTCGCGCCCGCCCAGGCAGATCCTCCCCCCGGTCGGGGCGAGCTGGCGCCCCAGCGCCTTGAGCAGGGTCGACTTCCCGCACCCGTTGGGGCCGATCAAGGCGGTGATCCGCCCCTCGGCGAGGGTGAGGTCGATGCCGTCGATGACGGGTTCTGCGGCGTAGCCCACCTGGAGGTTCGTCGCGGTATAGAGGGCTGGGTTATGGGGGGTCATGGCTTCCTTTGCATCCGCATGACAAGGGAGACGAAGTAGGGCGCGCCGACAATCGCGATGAGAGCGCCGACGGGGATCTCCGTGGGGGCAAACATCCACCGTCCCACCGCGTCGCAGGCGGTGACGAGGATGGCCCCGCCGAGGGCGGCGACCGGGACGCAGCGCAGCGCCTGGGGCCCGACGAGCAGCCGGGCGGCGTGCGGCACGATAAGGCCGGCGAACCCGAGCACGCCGGCGGCGGCGACGGCGGCGGCTCCCAGCGCGATCGCGCAGAGCACCGCGACCGCCCGCCACCGCGCCTCGGCCACGCCCACCCCGGTCATCGTCGCGGAATCGAGGCCGAGCATGTCGATGTGGTGGGAGAGGACCAGCACGAGCAGGGTGACGGCGATGACGACGGGGCCGGTGACTGAGGCGTCGACAAGCGTGCGCGCGTAGAGCGAACCCTTAAGCCACGTCATCGCCGCCCCGGCCTCGGGCGCGGCGCGCACGAGGAGGAGCTGGGTGAGCGCCGCGAGGCCGACGGAGACGGCCACGCCGGTGAGCGTGAGCCTGATCGGGTCGCGCGCCCCGCGCCCGGCCAGGGCGAAGACGGCAAGGGCGCCGAGGAGGGCGCCGACAAAGGCGATCGGGGTCAGCGCCTGGGCAGGAAGCGCCCCGAAGCCAAGCAGCGCCGCCACGGCCGCGAGCCCGCCGCCCGCGGTGACACCCACCGTGTCGGGGGCGGCGAGCGGGTTGCGCAGCGCGACCTGGAGTAGCGCGCCGCTGACCGCCATCGCAGCGCCGGCGAGCATGCCAACGACCACGCGCGGCACGCGGTAGCGCCACAGCAGCGAGCCGCCGCCGACGAATTGGTCGTAGACCTCGCCCAAGGGCATGGTGACCGCGCCAATGGCGAGGCCGAGGAAGCCGCTGAGCCCAAGCAACACCACGAGCAGGGCGATGACGAGGCCGAAGCGAGTGCGCGAGTACATCTATCGCCCTCCCTTGCGCAGGGTGGATATCCCCCACAGAAGCAGCGGCACGCCGGCGAGCGAGGTCACAATCCCCACCGGGGTCTCCGCCGGCGCCCACAGCGCCTGCGCGAGAGCGTCTGCAACGAGCAGGACGACGGCGCCGACGAGCGGGGCGGCAACGAGGCTGAGGCGGTGGCGGGTGCCACACACCCGCTGCGCGAAGGTCGCGGCCATAAGCCCGAGGAACCCGATGGGGCCCACGGCCGCGACGGCCGGGGCGACGAGGAAGACAGCCATCGCGATGGCGACGATGCGCAGCCGCTGCGGGTGGGCGCCGACGGAGGCCGCCGTCTCATCACCCGCGGCGAGCAGGTCGAAGCCGCGCCCCATCGCCAGCGCCAGCGGGAGCATGAGCGCGGCGGCGATGGCGCAGGCAGTGACCTCGGGCAGCCGCACTCCCCCGATCCTGCCGGAGAGCCAGGAGAGCACTGTAGCCAACTGGGCCTCGTCGAGCACCAGGAATATCGAGGTCAGTGCGCTAAAGAGCGCGGAGACGGCGATGCCGAGCAACACCATGCGCTGGATGGATGCCGCCCCGGCGAGCCTCGCGGTCTTCGAGCCAAGGCCCAGGCCGACGGTGATCGCCGCGGCGAGCGCGCCGCCGAGGAAGGCCCCCGGCAGCACGCCGAGGCTCGACTGGCCCATCCCGGCGGTTGTCACCGCCACCGCACCGAAGGCCGCCCCGGAGTTCACCCCGGTGATCTCCGGGTCTGCCAGGGGGTTGCGCGTGGCGGTGCGCAAGAGCACTCCGGCAGCGCCGAGGCTTAGCCCCACGACCGTGGCGGTGAGCAGCCGGTCGCGCATGACCGCAAGGACTTCATCAGCGAGCTGCGGGGCGCTGGCCGGCACCTCTACCGCGCTGAAGCGCCACGCCCAGATAGCCACGATGGCCGCAACGCTGACAATCGCGCACAGAGCGGTGCGTGCCGCTGGGCTTGCGGTGCGTCGCTTTTCGATGGGTCGTGCGTGTGCGATCTGGGCGGGCGGCATGTCGGGGCGGGTGCGGTTCCTTGTGTGGACTTAGTGCTTTGCGGTCTCGATGATCTGGTCCAGCATGGCCTCAGCGGCAAGCGGGCCGCGCGAGCGAGACCAGGTGTCCTGCTCGACCTCGACGATGTTATCGACCACGCCGGCGTACGGGCTGGCCTTGAACCCTTCGATGTCGTTGTAGAGGTACATCACGTCGAGGTTCATCTCGGGCAGCTTGTCTCCGGTGAGCTCTGCGACGTCGGTCTTGGACTCGATCGCGCTCTTGTCGCCAGTGTAGCCATAGTCGTAACCAGCGGCGGTGAGCAGGGATCCAGCAAACGACTGCTCGATCCATGTGTAGAGCAGGTCGTCGGACCAACCGACCAGCGCGGCACGGGTGCCGGGGGCGACGGCCTGCTTCGCCGTGTCGATCTTGTCTTCGATACGGGAGCGGACATCCTTGGCCTTGGCCGGGGCGTCGCCGCCGACGATCTCTGCGATGGAGTCCATGGCGTCGAGAACGTCGGTGTAGGTCGCATCCGAGTAGGACTCGGTTCTCGCGATCTCGCCGAGCTGGCCCATGATCGCTTCGTGGCGGGTCGGGCTTGCGAGGATGAGGTCCGGCTCGAGGGACTGGATGACCTCGAGGTTGGGCTGCTTGGCCTGGCCGACGGAGGTGATGCCGTCGAGCTTGCCCTTCAGCGTGGCCGGGGCGGAGGATTTACCGATTTCCACGATACCGACGGGTTGGACGCCGATGGCTTCGAGGATCTCCTCGTAGCGCCAGTCGAGCGCGACGATGCGTGGGGCATCGTCCTTTCCTGCCGCGGCGTCGGGCGCGGGGGCGCCGTCGGTGGTGGAGCAGGCGGTGACAGTTGCGGCGCCGAGCAGTGCGGCGAGGAGCAGCGCGATCGCACGGAGGCGATTTAGCGCAGAGTTTTGTAACGAAAATGTCATGCAGTCATGTCTACTACACTAAGGGTAGCCTAAGCAAGGCTGTGCTTAGTTGGGGAGGTTTTCCCAGTTAGCTGACCGCCGTGCGCTACCTCGGCGCACGCACCGAGTCCCCGATGACGTCCGGCAGCACCGCCGGGGCGTCCCCGAGGAGCGCCTTGAGGTTGCCGTTTCGCTCCACGGTGCTCGTCACGGCACGCACCTTGCGCTTACGGCCGCCACCGCTTGTCGACGCCCCTCCCAGCCCCGGAGCACCCATCACCGCCCCGCGTTGGCCCGCGTTCGCGCCCGACCCTGTCTGCCCCGCACCTCCCGCGACACCGCCGGCACCGGCGGCGGACGAGCCCGGCGCGGGCATAGCCCCGGCGCCAAACGGAGCCGCCGGCCCTGCCGCCCAGCCGGGGAGCGCGCCCGCGGCACCGGAGAGCGCCTTGCTCATCCCCGCCCCGGCGATCACTCCCGAGGACGCCCCGAAGGACGAGCCCAATGCCGGTGACCTCCCGGAGCCGCCTCGCCCCGCCGCACCGCCGAAACCGGCAGGTCCCAACCCGGCACCCAATCCTGACCCGGGACCCGAACCAGGCCGGGTGCCCGCAGCGCTCATTCCCCCGATTCCGTGCGGAACCGCGCCGCCGAAGAGCCCCGATCCACCCGCCGGAATCGCCGGGCCGGGTCCCGCAGCGCCGGCAGCTGCCGCCGGCGGGGGCAGAGTGGCCACGTGGGCCGCCGCCTCCGTGGGCAGGCTACCTGCCGAAATAGCATCCATGACCTGCGGGGAGGCGTGCCCAAACTGGTCAACCACCTGCTGCGGGGTCTCCGCATAGGCGAGATCGCCGTAACCGTGTGCGGCAAGCGCATCGCGCACGACGGCCGGCAGCGGGTGGCTCTCAAACCCCGGCGCCTGCGGGGTGGTCAGCGCACCGGGATCAAAGGTGGTCCCCGGCATCGCATCGAGCGGCGGGAGCAGCTGGTTGAACCCCGGCACGGTCGGGATTAGCCCCGCGTTGAGGCGCGGAGGAAAGGCAACGAGGTAGGACTGCTCCAAGACCGGCTTGAGTTTGAGCGGCGCAGCCATCCACGTTGCGTGCGCCGCCGCGGCGGCAATCTTTTCCGCCGAGGCGACCGTGGCGAGGTTACCCGCATGCACCCCCATCGCCGTGGCGTGGGCGGCGTAATGGCCACCGGCCCACTGGATCCGGTTCACCCGTTCAATGGCCTGGCGCACCCAGTCGGTTTCCGCCGAGCTCGAAAGCGCAGCAATGACCCCACCGAGCTCGCTGACCACGCCCGTGATCTCGGCGGCGGTCGCCTGCCACTGCCCCGCCTCGGTCATCGCGCGAGTGGGATCCGTGGCCTGGAACTGGCCGTGGAGCACCGGCAGGCTCGAGACGAATCCCGCCACAGGCGTGGCAAACAGGAACGGATTCGTCGTCGGGTTTTCTACCTGCGCGGCCTTCATGCTGGCGTCCACCGAGGCCGCCGACTCAGCGAGCTGGTTCTCAAGCCCGATCCGGCTTACCAAACGAGAAAACGTGCTATCCGTCCCCGTCACGCTATCGAGGTTGGCCTCAAGCAGCAGCGCAGTATCCAACAGGTGAGCGCTGAGCGCTTTCGTGGCCTCGGGCTGGCTTACCGACGACACCCTCCCATGCGACAACCCCGACTGATCCAGGCCGGTGACGGTAGAGAAACCGGCGAGGCTCAGTCTTCCGGAATACGCCACATCCCACTGCTTTGATGCCGCGATTTTGCGTAATAGGCTTATCGCACTTTCGACACTTTCAACCTCTAGATGGACAGACATGGTCGGCTCCCCCCTGTTAGAACCACGAAATCAGTCGGGGTTCGACGCCCCGAAGCTCCAAGTACAGTGAGATTTTAAGCGGACGGCGCACGGTCTGTCACGGATTGGGGTCACACTTCAGTGACACTCAACCGGCCCTGTAAAGCCTGCCCAAAATCCGCCCCGCCTCCGCACACAAATAATCAGGAGAGTCATTTTTTCTTAGGGAGCTGACTGTAACCGACAGAGTGCCTCTATCTGTTTCCACTCCAACGTCACAGATGTCTGTACGACCATTAGGCGGCAAGAATGCAAATGCACCTGGAACATCTGAGGTTGGCGTGCCCACAGGAAGCGATTCTGAGAGAAT
Coding sequences within it:
- a CDS encoding MFS transporter, translated to MTWPTRYAPSPYHRLLWSAVFSRLAGSAELVIINFWVLHATGSAVALGAVTAARLLPLVVSAPLGGALADRFNPLRLLSAMCAISAAFTAALAAGIGAGWGLEALCAVLAARGFVTAAEPAMRQIAVARMAAAGGARQAATVRGMADLSTLTTLCLVLGPLLSGALLASVGTGWGIGVLAVLQAAAAALTVARTDSESGAAAGSSSGAAAGRQVRGATRGLAALAGDRQLAAQVILALGPMLTVFPYTSMIPVMAAAVAGSSATAAAAASAAAACGAVATTFVLRRRAGRMRDVGKTAVRAAACASVPLAAGAVALAGESGAWLVFALVVLGAVGQLYRTANRAAVALRAPEGAQGAVLGISAMDRVLIPLGSMALGVVASVWDASAMLGCMAAANLVLLLPALALRRG
- a CDS encoding IucA/IucC family protein, producing MNTPRNYLAQARRSVAERLARALDEERLSSHRLDDKAVTAMTQLGPAQWLRDYALDGRLRAEAPNLERAVAEIDDAVVGLARARAGLDKRWEHLRGVGGGVGTLARALDERTSALGADSAHPASARLARCEQLVGEGHPNQPAAKTSLGLGAQWATVLPEQVEQIECRFLAAAPELVERTGTPINEVLSAQLPGLWERLERELPAGYAVIPVHPWQLERVVRDRFADDIAAGRLVELAASAPAEPLLSVRTLRVRDGEHALHIKLALEAQLTGAIRGISRAATLGPELSRVVSHIFTIDAALSPRTVEDAAAFSACEDLAGVRYSAADGTPEKGMRAHCLGAVVRRDPVLTLGAAVAPGDVVMPLATLQAPNPLTGRALIVDVLAELAERTADAEEAARAWFAALARVLAVPSLSLAARWGVALEPHPQNALVVLRHGVPHAAIVRDFGGARVLGTAPVWDLPIPGLTELRERVADTALNCGDVETLVDKITYPLLVNLWAGLAEAAGVQEQAWEPLAAACEAARSRAALARSRASEPERVALAEEVWDRVFAADLPRKRLVAMRLAGAVTQQAYVREANPLPGARARVEARAGAELASEVERARWDVDTRWRSTCRMEGLDPDCLAGGTCVLEQLRCDKAQAAMSLASARHTVRRRLADLRAEAKLRGIEPTYWNLVGLAPRGLHTAVVDSLAVEGHTVHPLAKLRRGFSEAEGAAFAPESGQPLELRIVALSPRLIERSAVGSLSRDVREAFPEHTRLARAELAALDPQAAQRAELTLVHPWQWEHVIAREFAPEIERGEIRLIRSCTIAALPTISIRTLIPLAPGARGARPFIKTAMDVVLTSTRRSMSQDSALGTPEVALLIDALVARTDTTGRTRVVMERAGVAYAGDDTVERRRGLSTLWRADVLDGLPDGEIAVSACALRGQPPGEEAPLAQLVAREGARRFIRRYATDLLGVALPLMWGYGVALESHLQNTMVRLYRDADGVSYRGLVLRDFSGLRIFEPRLVAAGYSVPTRPGAVTATDNYREFLDKGYYANVFANLSGMIDAVVDADPCASKDELKDGLWEEARGVVDAIVVDFGAERIPDGDLERLMAPYLHQKAFATMAMKPEGGDAYVDVANPLRA
- a CDS encoding ABC transporter ATP-binding protein, yielding MTPHNPALYTATNLQVGYAAEPVIDGIDLTLAEGRITALIGPNGCGKSTLLKALGRQLAPTGGRICLGGRDIREYSRRSFAREVAFLAQEPVTPEGVSVRDVISYGRYPYTGRFATMSSADHAAVEAAADSAGVGQLLDTPATDLSGGQRQRVWVAMALAQQTPVLLLDEPTTYLDPAHQVAILDLVSGLKATGRTVVMVLHDMTQAARFADDVVAMRDGRIVAAGPTEEVLTPELVRDVFGIECLSVTDPDTGRRLPVPYR
- a CDS encoding FecCD family ABC transporter permease; amino-acid sequence: MYSRTRFGLVIALLVVLLGLSGFLGLAIGAVTMPLGEVYDQFVGGGSLLWRYRVPRVVVGMLAGAAMAVSGALLQVALRNPLAAPDTVGVTAGGGLAAVAALLGFGALPAQALTPIAFVGALLGALAVFALAGRGARDPIRLTLTGVAVSVGLAALTQLLLVRAAPEAGAAMTWLKGSLYARTLVDASVTGPVVIAVTLLVLVLSHHIDMLGLDSATMTGVGVAEARWRAVAVLCAIALGAAAVAAAGVLGFAGLIVPHAARLLVGPQALRCVPVAALGGAILVTACDAVGRWMFAPTEIPVGALIAIVGAPYFVSLVMRMQRKP
- a CDS encoding FecCD family ABC transporter permease — protein: MAIWAWRFSAVEVPASAPQLADEVLAVMRDRLLTATVVGLSLGAAGVLLRTATRNPLADPEITGVNSGAAFGAVAVTTAGMGQSSLGVLPGAFLGGALAAAITVGLGLGSKTARLAGAASIQRMVLLGIAVSALFSALTSIFLVLDEAQLATVLSWLSGRIGGVRLPEVTACAIAAALMLPLALAMGRGFDLLAAGDETAASVGAHPQRLRIVAIAMAVFLVAPAVAAVGPIGFLGLMAATFAQRVCGTRHRLSLVAAPLVGAVVLLVADALAQALWAPAETPVGIVTSLAGVPLLLWGISTLRKGGR
- a CDS encoding ABC transporter substrate-binding protein, producing MTFSLQNSALNRLRAIALLLAALLGAATVTACSTTDGAPAPDAAAGKDDAPRIVALDWRYEEILEAIGVQPVGIVEIGKSSAPATLKGKLDGITSVGQAKQPNLEVIQSLEPDLILASPTRHEAIMGQLGEIARTESYSDATYTDVLDAMDSIAEIVGGDAPAKAKDVRSRIEDKIDTAKQAVAPGTRAALVGWSDDLLYTWIEQSFAGSLLTAAGYDYGYTGDKSAIESKTDVAELTGDKLPEMNLDVMYLYNDIEGFKASPYAGVVDNIVEVEQDTWSRSRGPLAAEAMLDQIIETAKH